Below is a window of Janthinobacterium lividum DNA.
CAAGATGGACTTCGTGCTGTACGAAGGCCGCGAAAAAGTGGCTTACGACACGCAGCAGCTGATGCAGCACATTCTCGACCGCTACAAGGTCGGCGCCGTCATCACCAACGTGACGATGCAGGCCGTGCAGCCGCCGGAGCAGGTGCAAGCCGCCTTCGACGATGCCGTCAAGGCTGGTCAGGACCGCGAACGCCAGAAGAATGAAGGCCAGGCTTACGCCAACGACGTCATTCCAAAAGCCCGTGGCGCCGCTTTCCGCCTGATGGAGGAAGCCGCCGCGTACAGCGCGATGGTGACCGAGAACGCCGCGGGTAATGCCTCGCGCTTCAAGCAGGTGCTGGTCGAGTACCAGAAGGCGCCTGTCGTCACGCGCGACCGCATGTACCTGGAAACGATGCAGCAAGTATTCAGCAGTGCCAGCAAGGTCATGGTCGACGCAAAGACGGGCAGCAATCTGCTGTATCTGCCGCTCGACAAGCTGATCGCCCAGACGGCTGCCACCGATGCCGCCGCTGCCGCCGCCCGTGCTGCCGCGACACCCGCAGCCAACACTGTTTTGCCACAGGAAGCCATGCCGACAGTAGAAGTCAATACGCGCCGCTCTTCGCGTGAACGGGAGAGCCGCTAATGAACCGTATCGTAGCCGCCCTGATCGCGGGCTTTATCGCGATCATGCTCTTGTCCTCGACCGTGTTCGTGGTCGACCAGCGTAAGTATGCGGTCGTCTTCGCCCTCGGCGAAGTCAAGGAAGTCATCAGCACGCCGGGCCTGTATTTCAAGCTGCCGCCGCCGTTCCAGAACGTGCTGTATCTGGACAAGCGCATCCTGACGCTGGACACGCCGGAGCCGGAACGCTTCATCACGGCCGAGAAGAAGAACATCCTCGTCGACGCCTACGTGAAATGGCGCATTGCCGACCCACGGCTGTATTTCCGCAGCTTTGGCGGCGATGAAAAGCCGGCCCGCAACCGCATGTCGCAAATCGTCAAGGCAGCGCTGAACGATGAAATCACCAAGCGCACCGTGCGCGAAGTGATCTCGGGCCAGCGCGGCAAGGTGATGGAAGCGATCCTGGCGAAGGTCTCGGCGGAAGCCAAGGCGATCGGCGTGGAAATCGTCGACGTGCGCCTGAAACGCGTCGACTACGTCGAGCAGATCAACAACTCCGTGTACGAGCGCATGAAGTCTGAGCGCGTGCGCGTGGCCAATGAGCTGCGTTCGACCGGTTCGGCCGACTCCGAGAAAATCCGCGCCGACGCCGACAAGCAGCGCACGGTGATCCTGGCCGAAGCGTATCGCGAAGCCGAGAAGATCCGCGGCGAGGGCGATGCCAAGGCGTCGCAGATCTATGCGGAAGCGTTTGGCAAGAATCCGGAGTTCTACAAGTTTTACCGTAGCCTGGAAGCCTACCGCGCCACGTTCAAGGACAAGGGCGACGTGATGGTGGTCGATCCGAGTTCGGAATTCTTCAAGTACTTCAAGGGCGGCGGCGCAGCCGGTTCGGCCAAGAAGTAAGGCAGCATCCAGACTGCACCCGGCCGCAAGGACGGGGGCAGCAACGGGGCCGGCGTTAATGCCGGCCCCGTTTTTTTGTGCCCGCCATGCTGTTGCGGGACGGCGTAAAATGCAGTGTTTTTAGGGCTGTGCGGCAGCGATTCGGACAACTTATCCCTAAAGGCCCGTGTTTTCGCGTAAAATATCAGGTTCGGCCTCTTGCCTGGCGCGCCCGCCGCTGCCTCGCATGATGCATTTTTTCAACTTTCTTCCGTATCTCGCTCCCTCATGCCGAATTGGCTTTTGCCCGAAAATATTGCCGATGTTCTGCCGTCGGAAGCGCGCAAGATCGAAGAGCTGCGCCGCCTCATGCTGGATAATTTCCGTCTGTACGGATATGAACTGGTCATGCCGCCGCTGCTCGAGTATCTGGAATCGCTGATGACTGGCGCTGGCAAGGATACCGACCTGCGCACGTTCAAACTGGTCGACCAGCTGTCGGGTCGCATGCTCGGCCTGCGTGCCGACATGACGACGCAAGTGGCGCGCATCGACGCCCATCTGCTCAACCGTGCCACCGTCACCCGCCTGTGCTACGCCGGCAGCGTGCTGCATACCCGTCCGTCGGGTTTGCACGCCACCCGCGAACCGCTGCAGATCGGCGCCGAAATCTATGGCCACGCCGGCCTGGAAGCGGACGCCGAGATCCAGGAACTGGCGCTCGCTTCGCTGGCACTGGCCGGTTTCGATAGCGTGCGCCTGGATTTGTCGCACGTTGGCCTGTTGCGCGCTATCATTGCGCAAGACGCCGCCGCCGTGCGCGACGAAGCTGCGCTGTACACCTTGCTGCGCGCGAAAGATGCGCCGGGCCTGCGTGCGCTGACGGCTGGCTATGACGCCGTGACGCGCGATGCGCTGCTGGCCTTGCCGAACCTGTACGGCGACATCGATGTGCTGGCGCGTGCGCGCGAAATGCTGCCGCCGCTGCCGGGCGTGCTGAAGGCGCTGGCCGAACTGGCCGCGCTGGCCGCGACTGTGGAAACTAAGGCCCTGGGCCGCGCCGAAGTGGCGATCGACCTGGCCGACCTGCGCGGCTACCAATATGAAAGTGGCGCGATGTTTGCGCTGTATGTACCTGGCTTGCCGAACGCGGTTGCGCGCGGCGGCCGTTATGACCACGTCGGCGAAGCGTTCGGCCGGGCACGTCCCGCGACCGGCTTCTCGCTCGATTTGCGCGAACTGGCGCGCCTGTTGCCGACCGCGGAACGGAAGCATTCGATCCGCGCGCCGTGGGGCAGCGCGCCAGAATTGAAGGAAAAAATCGCCGAGTTGCGCAAGGCGGGCGAGGTCGTGATCCAGAGTATGCCGGGTCACAGTAATGAACAAGACGAGTTCGAGTGCGATCGCGTGCTGGTACTTGCCGATAATGGTAGTAGCTGGATTCTTAAAAACTTAGGTTGAGTGATGTCAAAGAAAATTATGGCAAAGAACGTTGTTGTCATCGGCACCCAATGGGGCGATGAAGGTAAAGGCAAGATCGTCGATTGGTTGACCGATCACGCTCAAGGTGTGGTGCGCTTCCAGGGCGGCCACAATGCAGGCCACACGCTGGTCATCGGCGGCGTCAAAACCGCGCTGCAGCTGATCCCGTCGGGCATCATGCGTCCAGGCGTCGCCTGCTACATCGGTAACGGCGTGGTCGTTTCCGTGCCGGACGTGCTGCGCGAAATCGACAAGCTCGAAGCCGTTGGCGTCGAAGTCGCTTCGCGCCTGAAAGTGTCGGACGCCGCACCGGTGATCCTGCCTTACCACTCGGCACTCGACCTGGCCCGTGAAGCTGCGCGCGGCGCGGCCAAGATCGGCACCACCGGCAAGGGCATCGGCCCGGCCTACGAAGACAAGGTAGCGCGCCGCGCCATCCGCGTCGCCGACCTGTTGAACGAGAGCCGTTTCGCTGAAAAACTGGCGGAAAACCTCGATTATCACAACTTCGTGCTGGAGCACTACCTGAAAGCTCCGCGCATCGATTACCAGAAGACCCTCGACGACGCGCTGGCCTATGTGCCGCGCCTGCGTCCGATGGTCACCGACGTGTCGAGCGCGCTGTACAAGGCGCACAAGGCCGGCGCCAACCTGCTGTTCGAAGGCGCGCAAGGTTCCCTGCTGGACGTCGACCACGGCACCTATCCGTTCGTCACCTCGTCGAACTGCGTGGCCGGCAATGCCGCCGCCGGTTCGGGCGTCGGTCCTGGCATGCTGCACTACATCCTGGGCATCACCAAGGCTTACACGACGCGCGTCGGCTCCGGCCCGTTCCCGTCGGAACTGCCAACGGATGCAGGCGTCGGCCACCACCTGGCGCAAGTCGGCCATGAATTCGGCACCGTGACGGGCCGTGCCCGCCGCTGCGGCTGGTTCGACGCTGCCTTGTTGCGTCGTTCCGTGCAGATCAATGGCGTGACGGGCATGTGCCTGACCAAGCTGGACGTGCTGGACGGTATCGAAACGCTGAAACTGTGCACCGGCTACACCATCGACGGCGTGGCCACGGACATCTTCCCATCGGGCGCTGAAGAAGCCGCCCGTTGCGTACCTGTGTACGAAGAGATGCCAGGTTGGACGGAAAGCACGGTCGGCGCGAAATCGCTGGCGGCCCTGCCAGCAACAGCGCGCGCTTACATCAAGCGCATCGAAGAACTGGTCGGCGTGCCGGTGGACATGGTTTCGACCGGTCCGGATCGTGAAGAAACGATCGTGCTGCGTCACCCATTCGAGTAAGCTGCTGGACACAATCCGCCGCAAGGCGGATTTTTTTAATCACGCTAATAATAAGATTCCACTATCATGACTACCCCACAATCGAACGATCAACATCTCTGGGTCAACTGGGAAGAGTATCACCGCCTGATCGAGCGCCTGGCGCTCAAGGTCTACGAATCGGGCTGGAAATTTGACCAGGTATTGTGCCTGGCGCGCGGCGGCGTGCGTCCTGGCGACGTGTTCTCGCGCATTTTTGATTTGCCGTTGGCCATCCTGTCGACCAGCTCCTACCGCGAAGACGCCGGCACGGTGCGCGGCGACCTCGATATCGCCAAGTACATGACCATGACCAAGGGCCCGCTGGCTGGCCGCATCCTGCTGGTCGACGACCTGGCCGATTCGGGCGTCACCCTGGACAAGGTCACGCGTCACCTGAAGGAAAACTTCCCTGACGTGACCGAAGTCAAATCGGCCGTGATCTGGCTGAAGGGCTGCTCCGTCGTGCGTCCCGACTACTTCCTCGACGAGCTGCCGCACAACCCGTGGATCCACCAGCCATTCGAAGACTACGACGGCCTGCGTCCGCACCAGCTGGCGGCGTGGATCAAGAAGGGCGAAGCAGGCAAGTAATTGCGTGCGCGCTTGCAAAAAAAAGACGATCGTGTATCGTCTTTTTTTTCGTCCAAGGAAATGCGATGACCATACTGACGACGGCGCGCCTGCGCCTGGAACCGATTACCGAAAACCACTACGAGCGCATGCGCACGCTCAACACCGATCCCGAGGTGATGACGTATCTGAACGCGGGACAGCCTGAAGCGGAAGAGGACACGCGCGCCGCCGTTGCGCGGCTGGTGGGGCGCTGGGCCGAGTGGGGCTATTCCTGGTGGGCGCTGATCCGCCTCGATGACGGCGAGATGGTGGGCATGGCCTGCCTGCAGCACCTCGATGGCGACAAAAATAAATCGCATGAAATCGGCTGGCGCCTGGCGCGCACGGGCTGGGGGCAGGGCTATGCCAGCGAGGCGGCCGCCGCCATCGTCGCGCATGCCTTCGACGTCGTCGGCGCACCCGAAGTGGTGGCCGTGGCGCACCCGGACAATGCCGCCTCGATCAAGGTCATGACGCGCCTGGGCATGCAATATGTGGGCATGGAGCGCCATTACGATATCGACTGCGTCGTGTACCGCCTGGCGCGCCCATGACGGCAGCGCAGAAGCCCCTGAAGCTGGGCTGCAGCTACGGCGTGCGCTTTTCACCGGATGGCACGCGCCTGGCCGTGCTGGGGCGCTACCTGGTCCTGTGGGACGTGGCGGCGCGGACCAAGCTGTGGCGCGGAAAATTCATCGCGCACATGTCGGGCATGGCATTCTCGCCTGACGGCGGCCGGCTCGCCATCAAGAGCACGACGGGCCAGTTGGCCGTGGTGGATGCCGGGGCGGGCCAGTTGCTGGTGAACTTCCAGAACAAAAAGGATGGCGAAGGCTGTGGTCCCGCGTGGTCGCCGTGCGGCCGGTATCTGGCCGACGGCGGCTGGGATGGCCGTCTGCGGGTGCGCGACGCACAAACGGGCGAGGCGCTTTTCACGCAGGTGCATCCGGGCGAGATGCTGCGGGGTGTCTGCGCCATCGATGGCGGGCGGAGTTTGCTGGTCCAGCATGGCGTCAAATCGGTGGACGAGGGGCAGGTGCAGCCACCTGATTACTGCAGTGTATGGGACTGGCCCTTGCAAGACGGTGGCGGGCGCAAGGTGCTGTCGCTGCCAGGCTTGAAGTCCTGCGCGCCATCGCCGGACGGAGCGTATCTGGCCGTGCTGCACCATGCCGGCGGCGAGGAGTATCTGTCCATGTACGCGCTGGCCAACGGCTGCTGTCTGGCCAAGGTGGCCGTGGAGGCGGGTGGTGGCACGGGTAACGGCTTGCGCTGGCTGCCCGATGGCAGGGCGCTGGGACGCATCGGCAAGGGCAAGCTGCTGTTTTACGGCTGGCCCGGGCTCGGCGTGCTGGCGCAGGAAGATTTTATCTATCCCTGCGCGCTGGACTTTTTGCCTGGCTCGCCACTGGCCGCCATCGGCTCCTGGGAATCTGGCATGCTGATGGACCTGAACCTTCACAAGGAAACCGCATGATCACCTGTTATTTGCGTTACATCATCGACCCGTATAAATTGCGGGAATTCGAAGCTTACGGCAAGCTGTGGATACCGCTGGTCGAACGTTTCGGCGGCCAGCACCACGGCTACTTTTTACCGTCCGAAGGCGCCAGCAACGTCGCGCTGGCCATGTTCTCGTTTCCCAGCCTGGCCCTGTACGAACAGTACCGCAGCGACTCGATGCAGGATGCCGAGTGCCAGGCTGCTTTCCGCTATGCCGAAGAGACGCGCTGCATCGTCAGCTACGAGCGCAGCTTTTTCCGCCCCGTGTTTGGCTGAACAGGGTCAATCGCGCTGCGGCGCGCCCAGGGGGAAGAGGTGGCGGTATGGGCGCGCCTCTTCCACCGCGCGGGCGAACGATGGACGGGCCAGCAGGCGCGCCCGGTAGGCGCGCAACAGGGGCAGCGTTGCGGGAATCGGCTGGGTCCAATCCGCATAGAACAGCGAGGGGGCGGCGGCGCAGTCGGCCAGGCTGAAGTGTTCGCCGGCGGCCCACGTCTTGCCGGCCAGGTGGGCTTCCAGCCAGGCGTAGGCGAGGTCCAGCTTTTCGCCGGCAAACGCGCGGCCCTCCCGGGTCTTCGCCGGGTCGCCAGTCAGGGCGGCGCCGACGGCATGCTGTACTTGTGTCATGACGTGCAGGTCGAAATAGCGGTCGAGAAAACGCACTTCCAGCGCCTGCATCGGATCGTCCGGAAGCAGGCGCAGCGGGCCGGGATGGGCCAGTTGCAGGTATTCGATGATGATGCTGGTCTCGGCGACGTTGCGCTCCCCGTCCACCAGCAGCGGAAATTTGCGCAGCGGCCAGCGTTCCAGCCACTGCTGCAGGTGCTGCGGCATGTCGGGCGCCAGGCAGCAGAAGGTGAACGGTATGGCGTTTTCGTACAGGGCGATGAGCACCTTCTGCGTGTACGAGGAAAAGGGATGGCCGTAGAGGATGAGTGACACGGTGGATCTCCTGTTATTTTGCAAGGTTGGCAACACGCGCGTGCTGCAACGATAGTGCAATGACAGGATCAATGCAAGCGATCCGGGCCGTTCGTGCGCCAGCCGTTCCCGCTTGCATCCGTGTCCCGTCCGCCGCCTAGCCGAGGTTCGCCAGGTAGCGCAATCCCGTGATGCTGGGGAAGAAGCAATACACGCCACCACGCGTGATGACGCTGCGCGAGAAATGCTGCAGTGTGGTATTGCCGCTGCCCTTGGGGCCCACCCCGGGCAAGGTGAAGGAGCTGACGGCCGGGTCGTTGATGCCCAGGAATACGTCCTGGCCGCTGATGTTGAGCGTGGCATTGCCCGCCTCGGGACCGGCCGGGCCGACGGCCGATTTGACGAAGGCATCGTCATTGTTCCATTGCTTCATCAGGAATTCGAACTGATTGCGCAGGCTGGCATTGATGAAATAGCCGACCAGGCCGCGCTGCGCTGCGATGGGGGCGGCCGGATCATATTCGCTACCGTAGGGCATGGCGCGCCGCACGATGCGGTGGTGGCGGGCGGAGGCGCCCACAACGGCTTCGTCGCGCGGATTGTTGCGGCGGATATGCGAGCCGATCGGGCATTTCAGGCCCAGCGTGTCGTCCAGTTCCGGCTGTTCATCGACATAGTGAAAGCGGTTCAGGCTGGCGTCCGGCAGCACGGGGCCCGCCTCGTCCGGCCGGAGCACCAGCGGATTGCCGTTGCGCCAGCGCCCGCACATCTTGGCGGCCACCATTTCGGTGCTGAGCCCGGAACTGGCCGCGCCCTGGCTCAGGATGCTGTCGAACAGGGGCACGTCCTGCTCCAGGATGCGGAAGGCGGCATAGCTGCCATTGGTGGACAATTGCGGCGGCTGCACCTGGTAGGTACCGCCGTTTTCATTCTGATAGCCGAGCAGGAATTCCCCCGTCATGACGCTGTTGAGCGGGTCAGGTTCGTGCTCGCGCTTGCGCGGCGGGGCGCCATCGACGTCCGGCTGGGCGATGTTGTCGCGATAGCCGAAATGCACGCGGTTGCCTGGCAGGGCCACGCCGTCGTGCGCATACAGTTCACGCCAGCCGGCGGCAAAGGCGCTACGTAGTTTGGCTGATGTTGCCTGCAGCACTACCTCCGATTCGCTGACCCATAGGCTCAGCAGCGCATGCACCTGCTCATTCTCGGTGGCCGGTCCCAGGTTGCCAAGCCAATGTGCGGGGGCGCTGTCGCCCACGTCGCCCACGGCAGCGATGCTGAGCGGATCGGTGGCGCCGCGTTGAAATGCCTGGTCAAAGGTGGCCAGGTCGGCCGCACTGACTCCCAGCACAGACAGGCCGGGAGCGGTAAAGCTGAGGTTCAGGAAGCAGGGCGGCTTGGGATGGATATGGCGCGCGGTGGTAATGGACGGCAGTCCGTCGCTGCCGTCGAGCAGAGCCGCGATGGTGCGCCGTGCCTGCGCGGCATCCGTGATGCTGAAGATGAAATGGCGCGCAAGGTTGACGCGGTAGCCGCGCAGGATCGTGCCTTGCACGTCGTCGTAATCGATGGTGGGATCGGCCATGCTGTCTCCGGGGGCTGGGGTGGTGGCTGGCAGGTGGTGGGGCCGCTTGCGCAGCCCCGGCGTGGTGTTAGGTTGAGACCGAGGCGAGAATTTTCTGGACTGTCTGCGGATAGGCGCTATACAGGCCTTTATTGGGCAGGTGCTGCGCGGCGTCGTTGGCCGTGATGAAGGCTTCAAATGCGGCCACATGGTTGGCAACGGGCATCAACGCCTTGCCACCCACGACAAACTGCAGCAGTGCGTCGAATACATCGCCCAGCCGGGCCACGAAATCCTCGATGTAGTCATTGAAGCTGCCGTCATACTCGGTGATCACGCCGATGATCAGGCTATTGGACGTGCCCGCCGAGCTAATGTTGGGCAGCAGATTGGGCTGGGAGCGGTCCAGCAGGGTGAAGCGGGCAAAGTGCACAGTGCCGATCTCGGTGAGGGCGGCATTGATCTTCGCCTGGAATTCCACCAATGTTGCGGCGATGGCGGTCGGATTGGTGCCGGGTAGTACCGGCATCATTAAGCACAGTGGATTTGCCATGGAAGGCTCCTCAATACGTGGTTGTCGGGAGGACCGACACTACGCCGCGGCGCCCACTGCGTCAAAAGCTATATTTTCGATTTTGTTGTTAAATACGTACTATTTCAACATGATAGTCGATATGAAATGCGGTCTCATGTGGATAGTTGCCGAGGCTGGCCGGCGCCGGCGGACACTCTGCCGCCGGGCTGTTCCAGCCTGTTTCGGGAAGCGCAAGTGGCGCCGTTGGCGGCGCCGGATTCTGGAGGGAATATTTCTGCAAGATGGGACGCTGCCAGGGTGCCATGCACCACTGCACCGAGGAGACGCGCTGCATCGCCCGCTGCTAAAACCGTATGGGACAAGGCGCCGCGGTCCCTTCGCCAAAACCGGCATAGCCGGACCTGGCGCTGAGGTTCAAGGTCATGTTGCCTTTGTCCGGTAAATAGATGCAGTATTCGCCCGTCGCCGTGATGACGCGGTAGATGCGCTTCGGGTCGTTTGGCGCGCTGAACAGCTCGATGCGGGCCGCTTCGAACCACTTTGGCTTGACCGCCGCGTGCGCTTCCGCAAAGCCCTTTGCCAGGCGCGTCTGCGCCGTATCGGGCGGCGCCACGAATTCCTGTGGATGCTCGGCGCGCAGTTGGCGGTCGATGGCGCCGGCGGCCTGCAGCGCCTGTTGCGCCACGGTGAGGGGGCTGGCCCTGGGGGCGGCAGGCAGCGGGTCTGCCGGCGGGGGCATCGTCAGGCGGCCTGTCTTGCGTCGATGCCTGCGGCGCCGATGCCGTCGTGTCGGCGGGGACGGTTCGGATTGCTGGCGGACGTGTCGGCGCTGGATCGGGCTGGGCGGTTGGAATGAACCTTGCCATTGGCGGCAGTGGCGGCATCAGTTGCAGCCAGACCCGGTCATCGTGCTCGATTCTTGTGTGGACTGGCCGCGTGGCCGCCCAGAGCAGCGCCAGATGCAGCAGAATAATGGCGGCGACGTACGGGCCATGGGCACGCTGGCCGGAGAGAAAATCCTGCTCCTGTCGTGCAAGGTTGATGCGCATCGGTGTCACGCCTGCCGTGATGAAGGTGGCACCAGTA
It encodes the following:
- a CDS encoding adenylosuccinate synthase — its product is MSKKIMAKNVVVIGTQWGDEGKGKIVDWLTDHAQGVVRFQGGHNAGHTLVIGGVKTALQLIPSGIMRPGVACYIGNGVVVSVPDVLREIDKLEAVGVEVASRLKVSDAAPVILPYHSALDLAREAARGAAKIGTTGKGIGPAYEDKVARRAIRVADLLNESRFAEKLAENLDYHNFVLEHYLKAPRIDYQKTLDDALAYVPRLRPMVTDVSSALYKAHKAGANLLFEGAQGSLLDVDHGTYPFVTSSNCVAGNAAAGSGVGPGMLHYILGITKAYTTRVGSGPFPSELPTDAGVGHHLAQVGHEFGTVTGRARRCGWFDAALLRRSVQINGVTGMCLTKLDVLDGIETLKLCTGYTIDGVATDIFPSGAEEAARCVPVYEEMPGWTESTVGAKSLAALPATARAYIKRIEELVGVPVDMVSTGPDREETIVLRHPFE
- a CDS encoding NIPSNAP family protein, which produces MITCYLRYIIDPYKLREFEAYGKLWIPLVERFGGQHHGYFLPSEGASNVALAMFSFPSLALYEQYRSDSMQDAECQAAFRYAEETRCIVSYERSFFRPVFG
- a CDS encoding phosphoribosyltransferase family protein — its product is MTTPQSNDQHLWVNWEEYHRLIERLALKVYESGWKFDQVLCLARGGVRPGDVFSRIFDLPLAILSTSSYREDAGTVRGDLDIAKYMTMTKGPLAGRILLVDDLADSGVTLDKVTRHLKENFPDVTEVKSAVIWLKGCSVVRPDYFLDELPHNPWIHQPFEDYDGLRPHQLAAWIKKGEAGK
- a CDS encoding ATP phosphoribosyltransferase regulatory subunit, producing the protein MPNWLLPENIADVLPSEARKIEELRRLMLDNFRLYGYELVMPPLLEYLESLMTGAGKDTDLRTFKLVDQLSGRMLGLRADMTTQVARIDAHLLNRATVTRLCYAGSVLHTRPSGLHATREPLQIGAEIYGHAGLEADAEIQELALASLALAGFDSVRLDLSHVGLLRAIIAQDAAAVRDEAALYTLLRAKDAPGLRALTAGYDAVTRDALLALPNLYGDIDVLARAREMLPPLPGVLKALAELAALAATVETKALGRAEVAIDLADLRGYQYESGAMFALYVPGLPNAVARGGRYDHVGEAFGRARPATGFSLDLRELARLLPTAERKHSIRAPWGSAPELKEKIAELRKAGEVVIQSMPGHSNEQDEFECDRVLVLADNGSSWILKNLG
- a CDS encoding GNAT family N-acetyltransferase; this translates as MTILTTARLRLEPITENHYERMRTLNTDPEVMTYLNAGQPEAEEDTRAAVARLVGRWAEWGYSWWALIRLDDGEMVGMACLQHLDGDKNKSHEIGWRLARTGWGQGYASEAAAAIVAHAFDVVGAPEVVAVAHPDNAASIKVMTRLGMQYVGMERHYDIDCVVYRLARP
- a CDS encoding WD40 repeat domain-containing protein; its protein translation is MTAAQKPLKLGCSYGVRFSPDGTRLAVLGRYLVLWDVAARTKLWRGKFIAHMSGMAFSPDGGRLAIKSTTGQLAVVDAGAGQLLVNFQNKKDGEGCGPAWSPCGRYLADGGWDGRLRVRDAQTGEALFTQVHPGEMLRGVCAIDGGRSLLVQHGVKSVDEGQVQPPDYCSVWDWPLQDGGGRKVLSLPGLKSCAPSPDGAYLAVLHHAGGEEYLSMYALANGCCLAKVAVEAGGGTGNGLRWLPDGRALGRIGKGKLLFYGWPGLGVLAQEDFIYPCALDFLPGSPLAAIGSWESGMLMDLNLHKETA
- the hflC gene encoding protease modulator HflC; its protein translation is MNRIVAALIAGFIAIMLLSSTVFVVDQRKYAVVFALGEVKEVISTPGLYFKLPPPFQNVLYLDKRILTLDTPEPERFITAEKKNILVDAYVKWRIADPRLYFRSFGGDEKPARNRMSQIVKAALNDEITKRTVREVISGQRGKVMEAILAKVSAEAKAIGVEIVDVRLKRVDYVEQINNSVYERMKSERVRVANELRSTGSADSEKIRADADKQRTVILAEAYREAEKIRGEGDAKASQIYAEAFGKNPEFYKFYRSLEAYRATFKDKGDVMVVDPSSEFFKYFKGGGAAGSAKK
- a CDS encoding glutathione S-transferase family protein yields the protein MSLILYGHPFSSYTQKVLIALYENAIPFTFCCLAPDMPQHLQQWLERWPLRKFPLLVDGERNVAETSIIIEYLQLAHPGPLRLLPDDPMQALEVRFLDRYFDLHVMTQVQHAVGAALTGDPAKTREGRAFAGEKLDLAYAWLEAHLAGKTWAAGEHFSLADCAAAPSLFYADWTQPIPATLPLLRAYRARLLARPSFARAVEEARPYRHLFPLGAPQRD